GTACCATGCGCGCCCGTGCTGGACACGGCCACGACCGCGGGCGCGGACTGGTTGCTGCTGGGGGCCGTCCCGGGCGCCAACCCGACGACCGTCGAGCCGGCCCAGGCCGTCGCCGTGATGGCGGATGCGCTGCGCCGGCTGCACGCGCTGGACCCGCGCGCCTGTCCGTTCGACCACCGTGCCGAGATCCGCGTGGAGCGCGCGCTGGCCCGCCTGGGCGCCGGCCTGGTGGACGAGGACGACTTCGATGACGACAACGCCGGCCGCGGCGCGTCGGAGCTGGCGGGATTGCTGCAGGCATGCCGGCCGGCGCACGAGGACCTCGTCGTCACCCACGGCGACGCCTGCCTGCCGAATGTGCTGGCGCAGGACGGCCAATTCACGGGCTTCATCGATTGCGGCCGGCTGGGCGTGGCCGACCGCCACCAGGACCTGGCGCTGGCCGTGCGCGACATCGCCGGGGAGCTGGGCGACACGTGGGTCGGGCCATTCCTGGCGCGCTACTTCGCACCCGGTCCGATCGCCTTCGATCCGACGCGGGCCGCGTTCTACCGGCTGCTGGACGAGTTCTTCTGAGGTGAGGCGAAGCAGGCTCAGCCGCCTGCCCGCCGGTACCGCCAGCACCACGCCCAGCTGGCCAGCGTATAACTTGCCATGCCCGTCGCGTGCATGGCAAGTCCCAGCAATACCGCTCCCAGCATTGCCGAATACAGGTCCGTGGTCAGCACGGCGATGGCGAACGTTATCGCCAGCCCGACCAGCAGGCCCGCCCAGAACGCGGCGGTACACGCATCGCGCCGGTAGCCGCCC
This is a stretch of genomic DNA from Pseudoduganella chitinolytica. It encodes these proteins:
- a CDS encoding APH(3') family aminoglycoside O-phosphotransferase → MTDPLTTLPPSWREQLQGHAIVPEPDGCSDAAVLRVTPPGGATPIHFIKTAPAGPLAELRDEAARLRWLAQAGVPCAPVLDTATTAGADWLLLGAVPGANPTTVEPAQAVAVMADALRRLHALDPRACPFDHRAEIRVERALARLGAGLVDEDDFDDDNAGRGASELAGLLQACRPAHEDLVVTHGDACLPNVLAQDGQFTGFIDCGRLGVADRHQDLALAVRDIAGELGDTWVGPFLARYFAPGPIAFDPTRAAFYRLLDEFF